The following are encoded together in the Montipora foliosa isolate CH-2021 chromosome 12, ASM3666993v2, whole genome shotgun sequence genome:
- the LOC137978588 gene encoding uncharacterized protein isoform X1 produces MAEGVSQRIRNELTRLYSAINEVVNRAVVTSDDIQYFINCLEHFHRHLLRLSESGFVTVHSVRILQDALGSLRNSGMPEDLLPESGSNMYVYREKPLGRPRYFLSRDQLEFLLSLGFNKTKLSEMLGMSARTIQRRMAEYGLTSNNYSDLSEEELDRMVTEIKEQFPRAGYRQIIAILKTHGVFVREHELRESVQRCDPLGTSLRWFATIERRQYSVRGPLELWHMDGNHKLIRWRMVVHGAIDGYSRLVVFLHCSNNNRAETVLQLFMKAVTEFGLPSRLRTDKGGENTAAALYMLQHPLRGTGRGSVIAGSSTHNQRIERLWRDVYSGVLCLYQTLFYHLEEHGVLDPLNEVDLLALHTVFLPRINRHLDIWQGGWNNHSMRTARSLSPLQQFVSGMLQLRGSCLEVAREMFCQLDEAKFSSYGIDWDGPISSESSTCDDVELVEIPNIQVNIREEQQQQLSLVVDPLSDSDCHGIDLYIQARNFLHSLT; encoded by the exons atggcggaaggtGTTTCTCAAAGAATAAGGAACGAATTGACTCGGCTGTATTCTGCTATAAACGAAGTAGTTAACAGGGCGGTTGTCACATCTGATGATATCCAGTATTTCATAAACTGCTTGGAACATTTCCATCGCCATCTTCTTCGATTAAGCGAAAGTGGTTTTGTAACAGTACATTCCGTGAGAATTTTGCAAGATGCTCTTGGCAGCCTTCGAAACAGTGGAATGCCTGAAGACTTACTTCCTGAATCTGGTTCGAACATGTACGTTTATCGAGAAAAACCCCTAGGGAGGCCTAGATACTTCCTTAGCAGGGATCAGTTAGAATTCCTGTTGTCTTTGGGATTCAACAAAACCAAGTTGTCAGAAATGCTGGGTATGTCTGCGCGCACCATTCAGCGTCGAATGGCAGAGTACGGCTTGACAAGCAATAACTATTCCGACCTTTCAGAAGAAGAACTGGATCGTATGGTGACAGAAATTAAAGAACAATTTCCTCGAGCTGGGTATCGTCAGATTATTGCAATTCTAAAAACCCATGGTGTTTTTGTGCGGGAACATGAATTAAGAGAGAGCGTTCAACGGTGTGATCCTTTGGGTACTTCCTTAAGATGGTTTGCTACAATTGAGAGGCGACAATACAGTGTCCGCGGGCCTTTAGAGCTATGGCATATGGATGGCAACCACAAGCTGATCAG GTGGCGAATGGTAGTGCATGGTGCGATTGATGGGTACTCTCGTTTGGTTGTCTTTCTTCATTGTTCAAATAACAATCGTGCTGAAACAGTGCTACAGTTGTTCATGAAAGCAGTCACTGAGTTTGGCTTGCCATCTCGATTGCGGACTGATAAAGGTGGTGAGAACACAGCAGCTGCTTTGTACATGCTGCAACATCCTTTGAGGGGAACTGGACGTGGGAGTGTGATAGCTGGGAGTAGCACCCACAACCAAAGAATAGAGAGGCTCTGGAGGGATGTTTATAGTGGTGTCTTGTGTTTGTATCAAACACTATTTTATCATCTTGAGGAACACGGTGTTCTTGACCCACTGAATGAGGTTGACCTGCTTGCTCTTCACACAGTTTTTTTACCCCGTATTAATCGTCACCTTGACATTTGGCAAGGAGGTTGGAACAATCATAGCATGAGAACTGCAAGAAGCCTTTCTCCTCTCCAGCAGTTTGTTAGTGGGATGCTACAATTGCGTGGTTCATGTTTGGAAGTAGCCAGGGAAATGTTTTGTCAACTAGATGAggcaa AATTTTCCTCATATGGTATTGACTGGGATGGGCCCATTTCCAGTGAATCTTCTACCTGCGATGATGTTGAGCTAGTGGAAATTCCAAACATTCAAGTCAATATTAGGGAGGAGCAACAGCAGCAACTAAGTTTAGTGGTTGACCCATTAAGTGACAGTGATTGTCATGGCATTGATTTATATATTCAGGCACGCAACTTTCTGCACTCACTGACTTAG
- the LOC137978588 gene encoding uncharacterized protein isoform X2, with protein MAEGVSQRIRNELTRLYSAINEVVNRAVVTSDDIQYFINCLEHFHRHLLRLSESGFVTVHSVRILQDALGSLRNSGMPEDLLPESGSNMYVYREKPLGRPRYFLSRDQLEFLLSLGFNKTKLSEMLGMSARTIQRRMAEYGLTSNNYSDLSEEELDRMVTEIKEQFPRAGYRQIIAILKTHGVFVREHELRESVQRCDPLGTSLRWFATIERRQYSVRGPLELWHMDGNHKLIRWRMVVHGAIDGYSRLVVFLHCSNNNRAETVLQLFMKAVTEFGLPSRLRTDKGGENTAAALYMLQHPLRGTGRGSVIAGSSTHNQRIERLWRDVYSGVLCLYQTLFYHLEEHGVLDPLNEVDLLALHTVFLPRINRHLDIWQGGWNNHSMRTARSLSPLQQFVSGMLQLRGSCLEVAREMFCQLDEAST; from the exons atggcggaaggtGTTTCTCAAAGAATAAGGAACGAATTGACTCGGCTGTATTCTGCTATAAACGAAGTAGTTAACAGGGCGGTTGTCACATCTGATGATATCCAGTATTTCATAAACTGCTTGGAACATTTCCATCGCCATCTTCTTCGATTAAGCGAAAGTGGTTTTGTAACAGTACATTCCGTGAGAATTTTGCAAGATGCTCTTGGCAGCCTTCGAAACAGTGGAATGCCTGAAGACTTACTTCCTGAATCTGGTTCGAACATGTACGTTTATCGAGAAAAACCCCTAGGGAGGCCTAGATACTTCCTTAGCAGGGATCAGTTAGAATTCCTGTTGTCTTTGGGATTCAACAAAACCAAGTTGTCAGAAATGCTGGGTATGTCTGCGCGCACCATTCAGCGTCGAATGGCAGAGTACGGCTTGACAAGCAATAACTATTCCGACCTTTCAGAAGAAGAACTGGATCGTATGGTGACAGAAATTAAAGAACAATTTCCTCGAGCTGGGTATCGTCAGATTATTGCAATTCTAAAAACCCATGGTGTTTTTGTGCGGGAACATGAATTAAGAGAGAGCGTTCAACGGTGTGATCCTTTGGGTACTTCCTTAAGATGGTTTGCTACAATTGAGAGGCGACAATACAGTGTCCGCGGGCCTTTAGAGCTATGGCATATGGATGGCAACCACAAGCTGATCAG GTGGCGAATGGTAGTGCATGGTGCGATTGATGGGTACTCTCGTTTGGTTGTCTTTCTTCATTGTTCAAATAACAATCGTGCTGAAACAGTGCTACAGTTGTTCATGAAAGCAGTCACTGAGTTTGGCTTGCCATCTCGATTGCGGACTGATAAAGGTGGTGAGAACACAGCAGCTGCTTTGTACATGCTGCAACATCCTTTGAGGGGAACTGGACGTGGGAGTGTGATAGCTGGGAGTAGCACCCACAACCAAAGAATAGAGAGGCTCTGGAGGGATGTTTATAGTGGTGTCTTGTGTTTGTATCAAACACTATTTTATCATCTTGAGGAACACGGTGTTCTTGACCCACTGAATGAGGTTGACCTGCTTGCTCTTCACACAGTTTTTTTACCCCGTATTAATCGTCACCTTGACATTTGGCAAGGAGGTTGGAACAATCATAGCATGAGAACTGCAAGAAGCCTTTCTCCTCTCCAGCAGTTTGTTAGTGGGATGCTACAATTGCGTGGTTCATGTTTGGAAGTAGCCAGGGAAATGTTTTGTCAACTAGATGAggcaagtacat GA
- the LOC137978587 gene encoding G2/M phase-specific E3 ubiquitin-protein ligase-like, which yields MCVKCGIRIQLSTMRQHMQDCGGGSVASTSSVYDPDMLDFSGTSQVTTIVNDDSSDEDKDPVPIKTGCQQKSAVSPTALADLQGIFPVKSSSALQSALDIGGSLEQAIDLRLETGSNAGDRDGSSTETGMPSVCTQPRTAVEIMQSYRCQTEQGTAYIDVNRMQLSMLRQIMTIYKNPQLNLKKHVNVNFYGEQGADLGGPSKEFFHSAISSLSKVDPVFNMQLFGGQDGHLIPFYGVDAVSSGCFQVAGKLVAHSLKNDGHGFVGLSPAVVKYLNTGSIEEAAVFVTMDDLTDLELKGLLQEKILQKKNIDEVDGEAKDKVEELLVRHGLTEAVPLSDLNKDKAMNDLLVAEVLVTRTVALDSFFHGLNSLGLGDLLRKHPSITEFVFPSIEEASVDMDILKSKLLQANPIQEIVGEAQAQSWVWFLEYVNNSSSDVDDNTGYPLSNSLVMFITGTTVLDPQENLEVTFQTDTTKKLLEADSCFRKLILPISHGCYEEFKAACNLSLLSGAVGYGRF from the exons ATGTGTGTCAAGTGTGGGATCAGGATTCAGCTTTCAACAATGAGGCAGCACATGCAGGATTGTGGTGGTGGATCAGTTGCAAGTACAAGTAGTGTATATGATCCTGACATGTTGGATTTTAGTGGAACAAGTCAAGTAACTACTATTGTGAATGATGACTCAAGTGATGAAGATAAAGACCCTGTACCCATTAAGACAG GATGCCAGCAAAAGAGTGCAGTCAGTCCCACTGCCCTTGCAGATTTACAAGGAATTTTCCCAGTTAAATCAAGCTCTGCCCTACAGTCAGCTCTAGACATAGGTGGTAGTCTTGAACAAGCAATAGATCTACGTTTGGAAACAG GTTCAAATGCTGGTGACAGGGATGGTAGCTCTACTGAAACTG GCATGCCATCTGTTTGCACACAACCACGCACGGCTGTGGAAATTATGCAATCCTACAGATGCCAGACAGAGCAAGGAACAGCATATATTGATGTTAACAGAATGCAGCTGTCTATGCTCCGCCAGATAATGACAATTTACAAGAACCCTCAATTGAACTTGAAGAAACATGTAAATGTTAACTTTTATGGAGAGCAAGGTGCTGACTTGGGAGGCCCCAGTAAAGAATTCTTTCACAGTGCTATTAGTTCCTTGAGTAAAGTTGATCCCGTATTCAATATGCAGTTGTTTGGCGGTCAGGATGGACATCTTATCCCCTTCTATGGAGTAGATGCTGTTTCTTCAGGGTGTTTTCAAGTAGCAGGGAAACTTGTGGCTCATAGTTTGAAGAATGATGGCCATGGATTTGTAGGCCTATCTCCTGCTGTAGTTAAATACCTTAACACTGGTTCCATAGAGGAGGCAGCAGTCTTTGTTACAATGGATGATCTAACAGACCTTGAGCTGAAGGGACTTCTGCAAGAAAAG ATCTTACAAAAAAAGAACATCGATGAGGTAGATGGTGAAGCGAAAGACAAGGTTGAGGAGTTGCTCGTCCGACACGGCTTAACAGAAGCAGTACCCCTGAGTGATCTTAACAAAGACAAGGCTATGAATGATCTGCTAGTTGCAGAAGTCTTGGTTACAAGAACTGTTGCCCTTGACTCGTTCTTCCACGGGCTTAATTCACTTGGATTAGGTGATTTGCTTCGCAAGCATCCATCCataactgaatttgtttttcccTCTATTGAAGAAGCTTCAGTTGACATGGACATACTGAAAAGCAAGTTACTTCAAGCAAATCCCATCCAAGAAATTGTTGGTGAAGCCCAGGCACAGTCTTGGGTATGGTTTCTTGAATATGTCAACAACAGTAGCTCTGATGTAG ATGACAACACTGGATACCCACTGAGTAACTCACTCGTGATGTTCATTACTGGGACAACAGTGCTTGACCCACAGGAGAACTTGGAAGTTACTTTTCAGACAGATACCACAAAGAAACTTCTTGAGGCAGACAGTTGTTTTCGAAAGTTGATACTACCAATCTCACATGGTTGCTATGAGGAGTTCAAGGCAGCTTGCAATCTTTCTTTATTATCAGGAGCTGTAGGATATGGTAGATTCTGA
- the LOC137979741 gene encoding short-chain collagen C4-like isoform X1, whose amino-acid sequence MKYPRVKTPCGGLRFLVVLMICFTILVHISAMDDQRPNNHDVHATGKKTESMLFRERRGIKKNTTQNPQDFAKRLKSLEERFDALMRFPYLGSSGDQSYNSLVAYLLGKHTQNSAKEKRGPPGPPGPPGKPGLAGIPGSDGKTGLKGEPGKPSTNTPLPGPPGPKGQQGAQGPQGDKGEKGQNGTGQSGVKYVRWGRTTCPSDAQIVYKGIIGGENHLHHGGGANYLCLPHTPKYDKYKDGHQTAGYIYGTEYEVSEYNGDPFKRNIHNHEAPCVVCFVKSRGSMLIMPARNDCPSGWTEEYHGYLMTENHGHRHSSDFICVDGDPEYVPGSHADKNGALLYPVEGVCGSLPCLPYVSGRELTCAVCTK is encoded by the exons ATGAAGTACCCGCGAGTGAAAACCCCTTGTGGTGGCTTGCGTTTCCTTGTTGTGTTAATGATTTGCTTTACCATTTTGGTCCACATCTCAGCCATGGATGATCAGCGTCCAAATAATCACGATGTCCATGCAACTGGAAAAAAGACTGAGTCGATGCTGTTTCGCGAACGCAGAGGAATTAAGAAAAACACCACTCAAAACCCACAAGACTTTGCAAAACGACTGAAAAGCCTTGAAGAGAG atTTGATGCACTGATGCGGTTCCCCTATCTGGGATCAAGTGGGGATCAGTCTTACAATTCACTTGTAGCCTACCTTTTGG GAAAGCATACCCAAAACAgtgcaaaggaaaagagaggaCCCCCTGGACCCCCTGGTCCACCAGGGAAACCAGGATTGGCTGGTATCCCTGGTTCGGATGGAAAAACAGGCCTCAAAG GGGAACCAGGAAAGCCAAGCACAAACACACCGTTACCAGGCCCTCCTGGTCCTAAAGGACAACAAGGAGCCCAGGGACCTCAAGGAGACAAAGGAGAAAAAGGACAAAACGGAACTGGACAGTCTGGGGTGAAGTATGTTCGGTGGGGAAGGACCACATGTCCCAGTGATGCTCAGATTGTTTATAAAG GGATAATTGGGGGTGAAAACCACCTCCATCACGGTGGTGGAGCCAACTACCTTTGTCTTCCTCACACTCCAAAGTACGACAAGTACAAAGATGGTCACCAGACTGCAGGATACATTTACGGCACTGAGTATGAAGTCAGTGAATACAACGGAGACCCTTTTAAGAGAAATATCCATAATCATGAAGCCCCCTGTGTTGTCTGCTTTGTGAAGTCACGTGGTTCAATGCTGATAATGCCCGCAAGGAATGACTGTCCATCTGGATGGACCGAAGAGTATCATGGGTATCTGATGACTGAAAATCATGGTCACAGACATTCAAGTGATTTCATCTGTGTCGATGGTGATCCAGAATATGTTCCTGGTAGCCATGCTGACAAAAATGGTGCCTTGCTGTATCCCGTGGAAGGCGTTTGTGGTTCACTTCCCTGTCTTCCATATGTTAGCGGTCGAGAGTTGACATGCGCCGTCTGCACCAagtaa
- the LOC137979741 gene encoding short-chain collagen C4-like isoform X2 gives MDDQRPNNHDVHATGKKTESMLFRERRGIKKNTTQNPQDFAKRLKSLEERFDALMRFPYLGSSGDQSYNSLVAYLLGKHTQNSAKEKRGPPGPPGPPGKPGLAGIPGSDGKTGLKGEPGKPSTNTPLPGPPGPKGQQGAQGPQGDKGEKGQNGTGQSGVKYVRWGRTTCPSDAQIVYKGIIGGENHLHHGGGANYLCLPHTPKYDKYKDGHQTAGYIYGTEYEVSEYNGDPFKRNIHNHEAPCVVCFVKSRGSMLIMPARNDCPSGWTEEYHGYLMTENHGHRHSSDFICVDGDPEYVPGSHADKNGALLYPVEGVCGSLPCLPYVSGRELTCAVCTK, from the exons ATGGATGATCAGCGTCCAAATAATCACGATGTCCATGCAACTGGAAAAAAGACTGAGTCGATGCTGTTTCGCGAACGCAGAGGAATTAAGAAAAACACCACTCAAAACCCACAAGACTTTGCAAAACGACTGAAAAGCCTTGAAGAGAG atTTGATGCACTGATGCGGTTCCCCTATCTGGGATCAAGTGGGGATCAGTCTTACAATTCACTTGTAGCCTACCTTTTGG GAAAGCATACCCAAAACAgtgcaaaggaaaagagaggaCCCCCTGGACCCCCTGGTCCACCAGGGAAACCAGGATTGGCTGGTATCCCTGGTTCGGATGGAAAAACAGGCCTCAAAG GGGAACCAGGAAAGCCAAGCACAAACACACCGTTACCAGGCCCTCCTGGTCCTAAAGGACAACAAGGAGCCCAGGGACCTCAAGGAGACAAAGGAGAAAAAGGACAAAACGGAACTGGACAGTCTGGGGTGAAGTATGTTCGGTGGGGAAGGACCACATGTCCCAGTGATGCTCAGATTGTTTATAAAG GGATAATTGGGGGTGAAAACCACCTCCATCACGGTGGTGGAGCCAACTACCTTTGTCTTCCTCACACTCCAAAGTACGACAAGTACAAAGATGGTCACCAGACTGCAGGATACATTTACGGCACTGAGTATGAAGTCAGTGAATACAACGGAGACCCTTTTAAGAGAAATATCCATAATCATGAAGCCCCCTGTGTTGTCTGCTTTGTGAAGTCACGTGGTTCAATGCTGATAATGCCCGCAAGGAATGACTGTCCATCTGGATGGACCGAAGAGTATCATGGGTATCTGATGACTGAAAATCATGGTCACAGACATTCAAGTGATTTCATCTGTGTCGATGGTGATCCAGAATATGTTCCTGGTAGCCATGCTGACAAAAATGGTGCCTTGCTGTATCCCGTGGAAGGCGTTTGTGGTTCACTTCCCTGTCTTCCATATGTTAGCGGTCGAGAGTTGACATGCGCCGTCTGCACCAagtaa
- the LOC137978802 gene encoding short-chain collagen C4-like isoform X2, translated as MYQQTGDEARFDALMRFPTVGSSGDSYNSLVAYLLGKHTQNSGKEKMGPPGPPGPPGTPGLAGKPGSDGKTGPKGEPGNPSSNKPLPGPPGPKGQQGAQGPQGAKGERGRDGTGQSGVKYVRWGRTICPSGAQIVYKGIIGGGHFDHYGSGANYLCLPHTPKYDKYKNGHQSAGYIYGAEYEVSQYNGDPFKVNRHNHEAPCVVCFVKSRGSMLMMPARNDCPSGWTEEYHGYLMTAYHGHKHSSDFICVDGDLEFVPGTQANKDGALLYAVEGVCGSLPCLPYVSGRELTCAVCTK; from the exons atgtaTCAACAAACAGGAGACGAAGCAAG ATTTGATGCACTGATGCGGTTCCCTACTGTGGGATCAAGTGGGGATTCTTACAATTCACTTGTGGCCTACCTTTTGG gAAAGCATACCCAAAACAGTGGAAAGGAAAAGATGGGACCTCCTGGACCCCCTGGTCCACCAGGGACACCAGGATTGGCTGGTAAGCCTGGTTCGGATGGAAAAACAGGCCCCAAAG GAGAACCGGGAAATCCTAGCTCAAACAAGCCGTTACCAGGCCCCCCTGGTCCTAAGGGCCAACAGGGAGCCCAGGGACCTCAAGGCGCCAAAGGAGAAAGAGGACGAGACGGGACTGGACAGTCTGGGGTGAAGTATGTTCGGTGGGGAAGGACCATATGTCCCAGTGGAGCTCAGATTGTTTATAAAG GGATAATTGGGGGTGGGCACTTCGACCACTACGGTAGTGGAGCCAACTACCTTTGTCTTCCTCACACTCCAAAGTACGACAAGTACAAAAATGGTCACCAGTCTGCAGGATACATTTACGGCGCTGAGTATGAAGTCAGTCAATACAACGGAGACCCTTTTAAGGTAAATCGCCATAATCATGAGGCACCCTGTGTTGTCTGCTTTGTGAAGTCACGTGGTTCAATGCTGATGATGCCTGCAAGGAATGACTGTCCATCTGGATGGACCGAAGAGTATCATGGGTACCTGATGACTGCATATCATGGTCACAAACATTCAAGTGATTTCATCTGTGTCGATGGTGATCTGGAATTCGTTCCCGGTACCCAGGCTAACAAAGATGGTGCCTTGCTGTATGCTGTGGAAGGTGTTTGTGGTTCACTTCCCTGTCTTCCATATGTCAGCGGTCGAGAGTTAACATGCGCCGTCTGCACCaagtaa
- the LOC137978802 gene encoding uncharacterized protein isoform X1, protein MKYPQVKTPWCGLRFLVVLMMCFTILAHISAMDDQRPKTHNNHATGQTPESMLFRERRGIKKNITQNPQSFEQRLKSLEERFDALMRFPTVGSSGDSYNSLVAYLLGKHTQNSGKEKMGPPGPPGPPGTPGLAGKPGSDGKTGPKGEPGNPSSNKPLPGPPGPKGQQGAQGPQGAKGERGRDGTGQSGVKYVRWGRTICPSGAQIVYKGIIGGGHFDHYGSGANYLCLPHTPKYDKYKNGHQSAGYIYGAEYEVSQYNGDPFKVNRHNHEAPCVVCFVKSRGSMLMMPARNDCPSGWTEEYHGYLMTAYHGHKHSSDFICVDGDLEFVPGTQANKDGALLYAVEGVCGSLPCLPYVSGRELTCAVCTK, encoded by the exons ATGAAGTATCCACAAGTGAAAACCCCTTGGTGTGGTTTGCGTTTCCTTGTTGTGTTAATGATGTGCTTTACCATTTTGGCTCATATCTCAGCCATGGATGATCAGCGCCCAAAAACTCACAATAACCATGCAACTGGACAAACGCCTGAGTCGATGCTGTTTCGCGAACGCAGAGGAATTAAGAAAAACATCACTCAAAACCCACAAAGCTTTGAACAACGACTGAAAAGCCTTGAAGAGAG ATTTGATGCACTGATGCGGTTCCCTACTGTGGGATCAAGTGGGGATTCTTACAATTCACTTGTGGCCTACCTTTTGG gAAAGCATACCCAAAACAGTGGAAAGGAAAAGATGGGACCTCCTGGACCCCCTGGTCCACCAGGGACACCAGGATTGGCTGGTAAGCCTGGTTCGGATGGAAAAACAGGCCCCAAAG GAGAACCGGGAAATCCTAGCTCAAACAAGCCGTTACCAGGCCCCCCTGGTCCTAAGGGCCAACAGGGAGCCCAGGGACCTCAAGGCGCCAAAGGAGAAAGAGGACGAGACGGGACTGGACAGTCTGGGGTGAAGTATGTTCGGTGGGGAAGGACCATATGTCCCAGTGGAGCTCAGATTGTTTATAAAG GGATAATTGGGGGTGGGCACTTCGACCACTACGGTAGTGGAGCCAACTACCTTTGTCTTCCTCACACTCCAAAGTACGACAAGTACAAAAATGGTCACCAGTCTGCAGGATACATTTACGGCGCTGAGTATGAAGTCAGTCAATACAACGGAGACCCTTTTAAGGTAAATCGCCATAATCATGAGGCACCCTGTGTTGTCTGCTTTGTGAAGTCACGTGGTTCAATGCTGATGATGCCTGCAAGGAATGACTGTCCATCTGGATGGACCGAAGAGTATCATGGGTACCTGATGACTGCATATCATGGTCACAAACATTCAAGTGATTTCATCTGTGTCGATGGTGATCTGGAATTCGTTCCCGGTACCCAGGCTAACAAAGATGGTGCCTTGCTGTATGCTGTGGAAGGTGTTTGTGGTTCACTTCCCTGTCTTCCATATGTCAGCGGTCGAGAGTTAACATGCGCCGTCTGCACCaagtaa